The Streptomyces sp. CG4 genome window below encodes:
- a CDS encoding ABC transporter ATP-binding protein, with the protein MASTPPTTAPERTRRHGDRLLWQSIRHRRAALVLLAAGLLLELVSDLALPLALAHALDAVIHGSPTTTALILLASALALAAVSEIMIQLADPYASATAVAGLRGRAIRHWLCAGAGLAHRGPSGDVVTRMVANTADTAGSAMALARMAASLIGALGGLIALGLVDFWLPLTVLVALPVAVALVRAFARRSAELADDYQRLQGDVVGRFLEALRGVRTIRACESVEQEVERSLAPLPALRRAGVAGWRMLARISWQAMLLGPFVSLSVLAVAGFGVSAGRVTPGQLAAVSSYAGLVLGALEHTRLLARLARARAAAGRVAELLALPGQAYGDLDLPRGDGTLQLRGVTVEMDGRRILSDVDLDVPTGASLALVGRTGSGKSALAAVAGRLLEPSCGTVLLDGVPVERLSRRALRSAVGYAFDRPVLLGGTVAGAIGLAAEPLPAEQVTAGARAAHADGFIRRLPAGYNNAVDDTPLSGGEAQRLGLARAFARDARLLILDDATSSLDTATEREVQRALDDPALCRTRLLIARRPATAARADLVAWLEDGRVRAVAPHDDLWADSAYRAVFNPAEAHPAQEHHPAQEHLACTGPAAATTGQRPAHHEEFTDVA; encoded by the coding sequence ATGGCCAGCACCCCCCCTACAACAGCACCCGAACGCACCCGGCGCCACGGCGACCGGCTGCTGTGGCAGTCGATCCGCCACCGCCGTGCCGCCCTGGTCCTGCTGGCCGCGGGCCTGCTGCTGGAATTGGTGTCCGACCTGGCACTGCCGCTGGCACTGGCACACGCCCTGGACGCGGTGATCCACGGCAGCCCGACGACCACCGCCCTGATCCTGCTGGCCAGCGCTCTGGCCCTGGCTGCCGTCTCCGAGATCATGATCCAGCTCGCTGACCCCTACGCCTCTGCCACCGCAGTCGCCGGACTGCGAGGACGTGCCATACGCCACTGGCTGTGTGCCGGAGCGGGTCTCGCCCACCGGGGACCCTCGGGTGACGTGGTGACGCGCATGGTGGCCAACACCGCCGACACGGCGGGCAGCGCGATGGCGCTGGCTCGGATGGCAGCCTCGCTCATCGGTGCGCTGGGCGGGCTGATCGCCCTCGGCCTGGTCGACTTCTGGCTGCCGCTGACGGTGCTGGTCGCCCTGCCCGTGGCTGTCGCCCTCGTGCGTGCCTTCGCTCGACGCTCAGCGGAACTCGCCGACGACTACCAGCGGTTGCAGGGCGACGTCGTGGGCCGGTTCTTGGAGGCCTTGCGCGGTGTGCGCACCATCCGGGCATGCGAGAGCGTCGAGCAGGAGGTGGAGCGCTCCCTCGCCCCCCTGCCTGCCTTGCGCCGTGCAGGGGTCGCGGGCTGGAGGATGCTGGCCCGGATCTCCTGGCAGGCCATGCTGCTGGGCCCGTTCGTGTCCCTCTCGGTGCTCGCCGTCGCCGGATTCGGCGTCAGCGCCGGCCGGGTCACGCCCGGACAGCTGGCTGCCGTCAGCTCGTACGCGGGGCTGGTCCTCGGCGCGCTGGAGCACACACGGCTGCTGGCCCGGCTGGCCCGGGCACGAGCCGCCGCCGGCCGCGTTGCCGAGCTGCTCGCGCTGCCGGGCCAGGCGTACGGCGACCTGGATCTGCCACGTGGAGACGGCACCCTCCAACTCCGCGGAGTAACCGTGGAGATGGACGGCCGCCGCATCCTGTCCGACGTCGACCTGGACGTGCCCACGGGGGCATCGCTGGCCCTGGTCGGACGCACCGGCTCCGGAAAGTCCGCGCTGGCAGCCGTCGCCGGGCGCCTTCTGGAGCCCTCCTGCGGCACCGTCCTGCTCGACGGTGTACCGGTGGAGAGGCTGTCCCGGCGGGCACTGCGGTCGGCCGTCGGCTACGCCTTCGACCGCCCCGTGCTGCTGGGCGGTACGGTCGCCGGTGCGATAGGCCTGGCCGCCGAGCCCCTGCCAGCCGAGCAGGTGACGGCCGGGGCGCGGGCCGCCCACGCCGACGGCTTCATCAGGCGGCTGCCTGCCGGGTACAACAACGCCGTCGACGACACGCCCCTGTCCGGCGGCGAGGCCCAGCGCCTCGGGCTCGCCCGTGCTTTCGCCCGCGACGCCCGGCTCCTCATCCTGGACGACGCCACCTCCAGCCTGGACACCGCCACCGAGCGCGAGGTGCAGCGAGCCCTCGACGATCCTGCCCTGTGCCGTACACGGCTGCTGATCGCCCGGCGCCCCGCCACCGCGGCCCGTGCCGACCTCGTGGCCTGGCTTGAGGACGGCCGCGTCCGGGCGGTGGCACCCCACGACGACCTGTGGGCGGACTCCGCGTACCGGGCCGTCTTTAATCCCGCCGAGGCACACCCTGCCCAGGAGCATCACCCCGCTCAAGAGCACCTGGCATGCACCGGACCCGCCGCCGCGACGACCGGTCAGCGCCCCGCTCACCACGAGGAGTTCACCGATGTCGCTTAA
- a CDS encoding ABC transporter ATP-binding protein, which produces MSLKPTPAWKLVREELTHNRPALRRLAAWSALSVLPVLAEGRVVQLAGDRGFLAGAPWTGMAYLTLAVAAFAIGALATRCTLASLADVVEPLRDRLMRRVVTGELHRAVTGRGRLDPAAAARLTAQIEVVRDLLGGLLATVLSLVFSLAAVALGLFALHPLLAALITVPVLVSLVLFGSLLPLLHTRQWHVLRAEEHVSAVITQAVEGTRDAIACGAEERLAAEVEAAVDQQAASERGLARVQALRTAALAIGLYMPPLLLVAVAEGLRARGVTTGALLGAGTYILGGVTPALRRFTGAVGSSGLKLTVVLKNVTTAGHRPVSTRAAQDARTAPVPRGSELELREVSFAYGPHARVVDGLSLRLEPGSRLAVVGPSGAGKSTLADLMTGVLAPDTGRVLLGGVPTCVLSGQVRRDHIAVVPQEAYVFAGTLRDNLTYLVQDATDRDIDAAVSRFELTSVAARIGGYDTPFDPHSLSAGERQLVSLARADLQGAPLTVLDEATSALDAATEARVEEALRARGGTVVVIAHRISSALRADTVLVLDADRSDIGTHGELLTRCPLYADLVGHWYGSRPEPAEAAALPVAS; this is translated from the coding sequence ATGTCGCTTAAACCCACCCCTGCCTGGAAGTTGGTCCGCGAAGAACTGACACACAACCGTCCGGCGCTGCGTCGCCTCGCCGCGTGGTCGGCGCTGTCCGTGCTGCCCGTCCTGGCGGAAGGGCGTGTGGTCCAGCTCGCCGGTGACCGCGGCTTTCTTGCCGGAGCCCCGTGGACGGGCATGGCCTACCTCACCCTGGCCGTCGCCGCCTTCGCCATCGGGGCGCTGGCCACCCGCTGCACGCTCGCCTCCCTGGCGGACGTCGTCGAGCCGTTGCGGGACCGGCTCATGCGCAGGGTGGTCACCGGTGAACTGCACCGTGCAGTGACCGGTCGCGGCCGGCTGGACCCCGCCGCGGCGGCACGGCTTACCGCGCAGATCGAGGTCGTACGCGACCTGCTGGGCGGATTGCTGGCCACCGTGCTGTCACTGGTGTTCAGCTTGGCCGCCGTCGCCCTCGGGCTGTTCGCGCTGCACCCACTGCTCGCCGCCCTGATCACCGTCCCAGTCCTCGTGTCACTGGTGCTGTTCGGCTCGCTCTTGCCCCTCCTGCACACCCGGCAGTGGCACGTGCTGCGGGCAGAGGAACATGTCAGCGCGGTCATTACTCAGGCGGTGGAGGGCACCCGAGACGCCATCGCCTGCGGGGCCGAGGAGCGGCTCGCCGCTGAGGTAGAGGCAGCCGTGGACCAGCAGGCGGCCAGCGAGCGGGGGCTGGCCCGGGTCCAAGCCCTGCGCACCGCCGCGCTGGCGATCGGGCTTTACATGCCGCCGCTGCTGCTCGTCGCCGTCGCCGAGGGGCTGCGCGCGCGTGGCGTCACCACCGGCGCGCTGCTCGGTGCCGGAACGTACATCCTCGGCGGCGTCACGCCCGCGCTGCGCCGCTTCACGGGCGCTGTCGGCTCCTCCGGCCTGAAACTGACCGTCGTCCTGAAGAACGTGACCACCGCCGGTCACCGGCCGGTCTCCACCCGCGCCGCACAAGACGCCCGCACGGCGCCCGTCCCTCGGGGGAGCGAGCTGGAACTGCGGGAGGTGTCCTTCGCCTACGGGCCGCACGCGCGCGTGGTCGACGGGCTGAGCCTGCGACTCGAACCCGGCAGTCGCCTCGCCGTCGTGGGTCCGAGCGGTGCAGGCAAGTCGACTCTGGCCGATCTCATGACCGGCGTCCTCGCCCCTGACACCGGACGGGTTCTCCTGGGAGGTGTTCCCACGTGCGTCCTGTCTGGACAGGTCCGGCGCGATCACATCGCGGTGGTGCCCCAGGAGGCGTACGTCTTCGCCGGAACGCTGCGCGACAACCTCACCTATCTGGTCCAGGACGCGACCGACCGCGACATCGACGCCGCTGTCTCCCGCTTCGAGCTGACGTCAGTGGCGGCCCGGATCGGCGGATACGACACGCCGTTCGACCCGCACAGCCTGTCCGCCGGCGAACGGCAGCTGGTGTCGCTGGCCCGCGCCGACCTCCAGGGTGCTCCCCTCACTGTCCTCGACGAGGCGACCAGCGCGCTCGACGCCGCCACCGAGGCCCGCGTGGAGGAGGCCTTGCGCGCACGGGGAGGCACGGTTGTGGTGATCGCCCATCGCATCAGCTCCGCCCTACGCGCCGACACTGTCCTCGTCCTGGACGCCGATCGGTCCGACATCGGCACCCACGGCGAACTGCTGACCCGTTGCCCTTTGTACGCCGATCTCGTCGGCCACTGGTACGGCAGCCGCCCGGAACCGGCCGAGGCCGCCGCCCTGCCCGTGGCCTCTTGA
- a CDS encoding prolyl oligopeptidase family protein, with protein sequence MTTASPDRPAPTYPKALRLDLVDIVHQRQVPDPYRWLEDPVSSATGQWLDAQDELFATTRGTWPHLGYFTERLTALSAVPMSGPPTWRGGRRFIKRYVPGQQQPAIHVTDPGGDERVLLDPLVLDPSGRTTLARWHPSPDGSLVAYQTERNGTENCVLHVVETDTGRLVDGPIDRCRYSPVVWLPDGKSFYYVRSTADAPAGAGSSHRRVRLHHVGRDPEDDILVFGAGHDPRSSFAVSLTSDGRWLIISSTIGTAPYNQTWLADLHSSSPETPDFRPVQPSAHAQTMPQIGPDGRLYLLTDLDAPRGRLCVADPAAPQAWTELLPEDPEAVLGGVLFLDSPALAAPQLVAVRQRHTTAELTLHALDTGTPTGTVPLPSPGTLAGVSQREDNGHELWIGYTNHTTPARILHYDAHTGRTLPFTDPSRREQVARVHSRQVTYLSHDGTEVDMLIIAPVSTTAPAGTAPVPDAGCRPDRPRPTILYGYGGFGLPMAPQYSPDILAWVEAGGVYAIASVRGGGERGEQWHRAGMGADKQNTFDDFHAAAEYLIAHGWTTASQLGIHGTSNGGLLVGAALTQRPDLYRAVVCSDALLDMARYEKTGLGPTWTQEYGTADDPEQLDWLLSYSPYHHVTQETRYPSVLFTVSDEDTRVDPSHTRKMCAALQHATTSPSHDRPVLLRREAGAGHGARSVGRSIGQSADTLAFLAAQLGLPHG encoded by the coding sequence ATGACCACGGCCTCCCCCGACCGACCGGCGCCGACCTATCCAAAGGCCCTTCGCCTGGACCTGGTCGACATCGTCCACCAGCGTCAGGTCCCCGACCCCTACCGCTGGTTGGAGGATCCCGTGTCCTCGGCTACCGGGCAGTGGTTGGATGCGCAGGACGAACTCTTCGCCACAACCCGCGGTACCTGGCCGCACCTTGGGTACTTCACCGAACGGCTCACTGCCCTCTCCGCCGTCCCCATGTCCGGGCCGCCCACCTGGCGCGGCGGACGACGCTTCATCAAGCGCTATGTTCCCGGCCAGCAGCAACCCGCGATCCACGTCACCGATCCGGGCGGCGACGAACGCGTCCTGCTGGACCCGCTCGTCCTCGACCCCTCGGGGCGCACCACGCTCGCCCGCTGGCACCCCTCCCCCGACGGCAGCCTCGTCGCCTACCAGACCGAGCGCAACGGGACCGAGAACTGTGTGCTGCACGTCGTCGAGACGGATACCGGCCGGCTCGTCGACGGGCCCATCGACCGCTGCCGCTACTCGCCCGTCGTCTGGCTGCCGGACGGGAAATCCTTCTATTACGTGCGCAGCACGGCCGACGCGCCGGCCGGCGCGGGTTCCTCCCACCGCCGCGTCCGGCTGCACCACGTCGGACGGGACCCCGAGGACGACATCCTCGTCTTCGGCGCGGGCCACGACCCGCGCAGCTCCTTCGCTGTGTCGCTCACCAGCGACGGCCGCTGGCTGATCATCTCCTCCACCATCGGGACCGCGCCGTACAACCAGACGTGGCTGGCCGACCTGCACTCCTCGTCTCCCGAAACGCCGGACTTCCGGCCTGTACAGCCCTCTGCGCATGCCCAGACGATGCCGCAGATCGGGCCGGACGGGCGGCTCTACCTGCTGACAGACCTCGATGCACCTCGGGGCAGGTTGTGTGTCGCCGATCCCGCGGCCCCCCAGGCGTGGACAGAACTGCTGCCCGAGGACCCTGAGGCCGTGCTCGGCGGCGTCCTGTTCCTGGACTCCCCGGCTCTGGCCGCCCCGCAGCTGGTCGCGGTCCGACAGCGCCACACCACCGCCGAGTTGACCCTCCACGCGCTGGACACCGGCACACCGACCGGCACCGTGCCGCTTCCCAGTCCGGGCACACTGGCCGGTGTCTCACAGCGCGAGGACAACGGACACGAACTGTGGATCGGCTACACCAACCACACGACCCCGGCCCGCATCCTCCACTACGACGCACACACCGGTCGCACCCTGCCCTTTACCGACCCGTCCCGCCGGGAGCAGGTCGCCCGTGTGCACAGCCGGCAGGTGACCTATCTGTCCCACGACGGCACCGAAGTCGACATGCTGATCATCGCCCCGGTCTCCACCACGGCACCCGCCGGCACCGCCCCGGTACCGGATGCCGGATGCCGGCCCGACCGGCCCCGCCCGACCATCCTGTATGGCTACGGGGGCTTCGGCCTGCCGATGGCACCCCAGTACTCCCCTGACATCCTCGCCTGGGTCGAGGCGGGCGGCGTCTACGCCATCGCCTCGGTCCGAGGCGGCGGCGAGCGCGGCGAGCAGTGGCACCGCGCGGGCATGGGCGCGGACAAGCAGAACACCTTCGACGACTTCCACGCCGCCGCCGAATACCTCATTGCCCATGGCTGGACCACTGCGAGCCAGCTCGGCATCCACGGCACGTCCAACGGAGGACTGCTCGTCGGGGCGGCCCTCACCCAGCGCCCCGACCTCTATCGCGCCGTCGTCTGCTCCGATGCCCTGCTGGACATGGCGCGCTACGAGAAAACCGGTCTGGGCCCCACCTGGACCCAGGAATACGGCACCGCCGACGACCCGGAGCAGCTCGACTGGCTCCTGTCCTATTCCCCCTACCACCATGTGACCCAAGAAACGCGCTATCCCTCCGTCCTGTTCACGGTGTCCGACGAGGACACCCGGGTCGATCCGTCACACACCCGCAAAATGTGCGCAGCACTGCAGCACGCCACCACCTCCCCTTCCCACGACCGCCCTGTCCTGCTACGTCGCGAAGCCGGCGCCGGTCACGGAGCACGCTCCGTCGGCCGGAGCATCGGCCAGAGCGCCGACACGCTAGCCTTCCTCGCCGCCCAACTGGGTCTTCCGCACGGCTAA
- a CDS encoding transposase, which translates to MILLGVDPHKSTHTATAVEPESNQQVGAMRIEASLTHYRRLLSWAKRWPQRKWAVENANGLGRHLAQWLIARGESVVDVPAAATSRVRELSRGGRRKNDQIDAAAAATVAYLQGDGRNVEPEDHTTALALLDERRVNLAQGRVRTVNQLHALLRTAAVRPSRRRRRDRPQGHRLGSGRRDPEAG; encoded by the coding sequence GTGATACTGCTCGGTGTCGACCCACACAAGTCCACCCACACCGCCACCGCCGTCGAGCCGGAATCAAACCAGCAGGTCGGGGCGATGCGGATCGAGGCAAGCCTGACGCACTACCGGCGGCTCCTGTCCTGGGCCAAGCGGTGGCCGCAGCGGAAGTGGGCTGTGGAGAACGCCAACGGATTGGGTCGGCATCTCGCTCAGTGGCTCATCGCCCGCGGCGAGAGCGTCGTCGACGTGCCTGCCGCGGCGACCAGCCGGGTGCGCGAACTCTCCCGCGGCGGACGGCGCAAGAACGACCAGATCGACGCCGCGGCCGCGGCCACCGTCGCCTATCTGCAGGGAGACGGACGGAATGTCGAACCCGAGGACCACACCACGGCACTGGCGCTCCTGGACGAACGGCGTGTGAACCTGGCCCAGGGTCGGGTCCGCACGGTCAACCAACTCCACGCGCTGCTGCGAACTGCTGCGGTCCGTCCATCCCGTCGGCGACGTCGAGACCGTCCGCAAGGACATCGCCTGGGATCTGGTCGCCGAGATCCGGAAGCTGGATAA
- a CDS encoding ATP-binding protein, with product MATSVAGGLGASAPVGREDEVCTVVEAARRAVAGQGGVVFVTGEAGIGKTTLVNAVLARLRGLQMQVYSGTADMLEARWPFSAITDCLQVYRRSPDPERARLAVQIHPEIDGTAQPAAGDDIGLVQQVIALVEDDCEQSPLALVLDDAQWADPHSVMCLQRIGRLARQLPLLVLVAIRSGPGTPQLDDLLESNHETPAHSHQLRSLPNPGCLCVLSSRPVREAVGSSCVGDHDAPHVVGQAAFQAPLCFLRRLALGEFALVVGVSG from the coding sequence ATGGCGACGAGCGTCGCAGGCGGTCTTGGTGCGTCGGCGCCGGTGGGCCGTGAGGATGAGGTGTGCACGGTCGTGGAGGCTGCTCGCCGGGCTGTGGCCGGGCAGGGTGGCGTCGTCTTCGTCACGGGCGAGGCCGGTATCGGCAAGACCACGCTGGTTAACGCCGTGCTGGCCCGTCTGCGGGGCCTTCAGATGCAGGTGTACAGCGGCACGGCGGACATGCTGGAGGCCCGCTGGCCGTTCAGTGCGATCACGGACTGTCTTCAGGTGTACCGCCGCAGCCCAGACCCCGAGCGTGCACGTCTTGCCGTTCAGATCCACCCCGAGATAGACGGCACGGCGCAGCCGGCAGCCGGCGATGACATCGGGCTGGTCCAGCAGGTGATCGCGCTGGTGGAGGACGACTGTGAACAGTCCCCGCTCGCGTTGGTGCTCGATGATGCGCAGTGGGCGGATCCGCACAGCGTGATGTGTCTGCAGCGTATCGGGCGGCTGGCCCGGCAGCTGCCGCTGCTGGTGCTGGTGGCGATCCGTTCCGGGCCGGGCACCCCCCAGCTGGACGACCTGCTGGAGAGCAACCACGAAACCCCAGCTCACAGCCACCAACTGAGATCTCTACCGAACCCGGGGTGCCTCTGTGTCTTGTCAAGTCGCCCGGTCAGGGAGGCAGTTGGCTCTTCGTGCGTCGGCGATCATGACGCGCCACACGTGGTCGGCCAAGCGGCGTTTCAAGCACCGCTTTGCTTCCTTCGGCGTCTTGCCCTCGGAGAGTTTGCGCTGGTAGTAGGCGTGTCCGGGTGA
- a CDS encoding LysR family transcriptional regulator — translation MSIRRLAYFLAVIDHGSFTRAAAELFVSQSALSHQMQALEREVGTPLLNRLPHGVEPTTAGEVFATHARKAVASIERGHATARAAGRQRPADIRLGMLPWLGTPLLRPCAQRWLAEHPDAPLTIRHFPNPQRLYSALNAGEIDVAVGPPPQSQSGDHAWIGHEDILLITPADSPLSHGTPLAHLHKRSWIHYPDGSSMAALLDEACHQAGFAPRVAVTVPEANAAPPLVAAGLGIALVPGPLARKAPHVHAVKLHPPLRQPLVVTTPAHPSALAQTLAAQLRNTAAQTDEHEE, via the coding sequence ATGTCGATACGACGCCTGGCCTACTTCCTCGCGGTGATCGATCACGGGTCTTTCACCCGCGCGGCCGCAGAACTGTTCGTCTCCCAGTCCGCGCTCTCGCACCAGATGCAGGCACTCGAACGCGAGGTGGGAACACCACTGCTGAACCGGCTGCCGCACGGCGTGGAACCCACCACCGCCGGAGAAGTTTTCGCTACCCACGCCAGGAAGGCTGTGGCCAGCATCGAACGCGGACACGCCACCGCGAGGGCCGCCGGCCGGCAGCGGCCGGCCGACATCCGACTGGGCATGCTGCCCTGGCTCGGCACCCCCCTGCTACGGCCCTGCGCCCAACGCTGGCTGGCCGAACACCCCGACGCACCACTGACCATCAGACACTTTCCCAACCCGCAACGGCTCTATTCGGCCCTGAACGCGGGCGAAATCGACGTAGCAGTCGGCCCTCCGCCACAAAGCCAGAGCGGCGACCACGCGTGGATCGGACACGAGGACATCCTGCTCATCACCCCCGCCGACAGCCCCCTCAGCCACGGCACCCCCCTGGCACACCTGCACAAACGAAGCTGGATCCATTACCCCGACGGCAGCAGCATGGCCGCCCTGCTCGATGAGGCCTGCCACCAGGCGGGGTTCGCCCCACGTGTCGCCGTCACCGTGCCCGAGGCCAACGCCGCACCGCCCCTCGTAGCAGCCGGTCTGGGAATCGCCCTGGTCCCCGGACCACTGGCCCGCAAAGCCCCCCATGTACACGCCGTGAAACTGCATCCCCCGCTGCGCCAGCCCCTCGTCGTCACCACCCCCGCACACCCCTCCGCCCTCGCACAGACGCTGGCCGCGCAGTTGCGCAACACCGCCGCACAAACAGATGAGCATGAGGAATAG
- a CDS encoding MFS transporter, translating into MPPTPAPRPAIGPSSDQPAQHDATHDRRPSKNDRRRALVGTGLGNALEWYDWQAYGIFAPFFAQQFFNPHNELSALLSTLAIFAIGFLMRPVGAVVFGRLADRRGRRLAMVTSIALGAAGSLIIGLAPTYADIGAGASLILLLARLTQGLAHGGELPSSQTYLAETAPPEHRGRWTSVIYVSGASGMLTAAVLGTGLSSLFGTDVLSAWGWRVPFIVGGLLGIYALFLRRRLTETHIFTKNQTPRNADPQRPSVVRGIWHNRAAAGRVIGLTAGFTIAYQAWTTAAPAYAISVMKLNSTAVLLAEAVALGVFIAALPLCGSLSDRIGRRPVLLTFALGTAALFYPLTRLSRAGAAWQLGLAMVIALLFIALIASVAPAVFAELFPTEVRTTGTGVPYAIAVALFGGTTPYLQTWLASIHAQSYFTGYAIALLLLCALVVLTSPETRAKPLT; encoded by the coding sequence ATGCCGCCCACACCCGCACCCCGTCCGGCCATCGGCCCATCCTCCGATCAGCCGGCACAGCACGACGCTACCCACGACCGCAGACCCTCGAAGAACGACCGGCGCAGAGCTCTTGTCGGCACCGGCCTCGGCAACGCGCTCGAATGGTACGACTGGCAGGCCTACGGCATCTTCGCCCCCTTCTTCGCCCAGCAGTTCTTCAACCCGCACAACGAACTGTCGGCTCTGCTGTCCACCCTGGCCATCTTCGCGATCGGATTCCTCATGCGCCCCGTGGGCGCCGTCGTCTTCGGCCGGCTCGCCGACCGCAGGGGCAGGCGCCTGGCCATGGTCACCTCCATCGCGCTCGGCGCAGCCGGCAGCCTGATCATCGGCCTCGCCCCGACCTACGCCGACATTGGCGCCGGAGCTTCACTGATCCTGCTACTGGCCAGGCTCACCCAGGGCCTGGCCCACGGCGGCGAACTCCCCTCCTCCCAGACCTACCTCGCCGAGACGGCACCCCCCGAGCACCGCGGCCGGTGGACCAGCGTCATCTACGTCTCGGGTGCCAGCGGCATGCTGACTGCCGCCGTACTCGGCACAGGGCTGTCCAGCCTGTTCGGTACGGACGTGTTGTCCGCCTGGGGCTGGAGGGTGCCGTTCATCGTCGGCGGGCTCCTCGGCATCTACGCCCTGTTCCTGCGACGCCGGCTCACCGAGACTCATATCTTCACTAAGAACCAGACACCCAGGAACGCGGACCCACAACGCCCATCGGTAGTGCGTGGTATCTGGCACAACCGCGCCGCCGCAGGCCGCGTGATCGGCCTCACCGCAGGTTTCACCATTGCCTACCAGGCCTGGACCACCGCCGCCCCCGCCTACGCCATCAGCGTCATGAAGCTGAACTCCACGGCCGTGCTCCTCGCCGAGGCCGTCGCACTGGGCGTCTTCATCGCCGCCCTGCCGCTGTGCGGATCCCTCTCCGATCGCATCGGACGCCGCCCCGTCCTGCTCACCTTCGCCCTGGGCACCGCCGCCTTGTTCTACCCTCTGACACGCCTGTCCCGCGCGGGCGCTGCCTGGCAGCTCGGCCTCGCCATGGTGATCGCCCTGCTCTTCATCGCCCTGATCGCGTCCGTCGCACCGGCGGTCTTCGCCGAACTCTTCCCCACCGAAGTGCGCACCACCGGCACCGGAGTCCCCTATGCGATCGCGGTCGCGCTCTTCGGCGGCACCACGCCCTACCTGCAGACCTGGCTCGCCAGCATCCATGCACAGTCCTACTTCACCGGCTACGCCATCGCCCTGCTGCTCCTGTGCGCACTCGTCGTACTCACCAGCCCGGAAACACGGGCCAAGCCGCTGACATAA
- a CDS encoding M20 family metallopeptidase codes for MTSFDDVAFLRDDLVRLRRSLHAEPEVGLRLPRTQEKVLAALDGLPLEISTGSRLTSVTAVLRGAKPGPTVLLRADMDALPLPELTNVDFASTVDGAMHACGHDLHTTMLIGAAHLLASRRQDLTGDVVLMFQPGEEGYDGAGAMLAEGVLDAAGRRPAAAYALHVFTTGFPTGVFMARTGPTMAATNDVDVTVTGAGGHASAPHRAKDPVPAACEMVTALQTMVSRTCDPFDPVVLTVGSFHAGTRRNVIPENVRFEGTVRTFSTQAQGRMKDAVVTLVRQIAAAHGLHAEVEFTPRYPVTVNDQYETAFVENTVNDTFGEHRFQPLTHPLTGAEDFSRVLAEVPGSLVMLGATPSGADPSTVANNHSSYVEFDEGVLSDGAALLARLTTRRLAAQPAEVLACASAC; via the coding sequence ATGACGAGTTTCGATGACGTGGCTTTTCTACGCGATGATCTGGTACGGCTGCGGCGAAGCCTGCACGCCGAACCGGAGGTGGGGCTTCGCCTCCCGCGCACTCAGGAGAAGGTGCTCGCGGCGCTGGACGGCCTGCCGCTGGAGATCTCCACCGGCAGCCGACTGACCTCCGTGACCGCCGTACTGCGCGGTGCCAAGCCGGGACCGACGGTACTGTTGCGGGCCGACATGGACGCATTGCCGCTGCCGGAGCTCACCAATGTGGACTTTGCCTCAACCGTGGACGGTGCGATGCACGCCTGCGGTCACGACCTGCACACCACGATGCTGATCGGCGCTGCCCACCTGCTCGCTTCCCGTCGTCAAGACCTCACGGGAGATGTGGTGTTGATGTTCCAGCCAGGCGAGGAGGGTTACGACGGTGCCGGTGCGATGTTGGCCGAAGGCGTCCTGGACGCGGCAGGCCGTCGTCCCGCCGCGGCCTACGCGCTCCACGTGTTCACCACCGGATTCCCCACCGGCGTCTTCATGGCCCGCACCGGCCCGACCATGGCCGCCACCAACGACGTGGACGTCACGGTCACAGGAGCCGGCGGCCACGCCTCGGCGCCCCACCGGGCCAAGGACCCTGTGCCCGCGGCATGCGAGATGGTCACCGCGCTACAGACGATGGTCTCCCGGACCTGCGACCCGTTCGACCCGGTAGTCCTGACCGTGGGCTCCTTCCACGCCGGCACCCGCCGCAACGTCATCCCCGAAAACGTCCGCTTCGAGGGCACCGTGCGCACGTTCTCCACCCAGGCACAGGGCAGGATGAAGGACGCGGTGGTGACCCTGGTACGGCAGATCGCCGCCGCCCACGGTCTGCATGCGGAAGTGGAATTCACCCCGCGCTACCCGGTGACAGTCAACGACCAGTACGAAACGGCCTTCGTCGAGAACACCGTCAACGACACCTTCGGCGAGCACCGCTTCCAGCCGCTCACCCACCCGCTCACCGGCGCCGAAGACTTCTCCCGCGTCCTGGCCGAGGTTCCCGGCAGCCTGGTGATGCTGGGCGCCACGCCCTCCGGCGCCGACCCTTCGACCGTCGCGAACAACCACTCCTCCTACGTGGAGTTCGACGAGGGCGTGCTGAGCGACGGCGCCGCCCTCCTGGCCCGACTCACCACCCGCCGACTGGCCGCACAACCGGCCGAAGTACTCGCCTGCGCCAGCGCCTGCTGA